The nucleotide sequence TAGTTAATAAAAAGTTACAGTTGATGCTATTGAACGCTTTAGCGAAATCCATTTTAAAATGAAACTCTCTTTCCTGCGATTCTTCAAATCCACTACGCTTTCATTAAGAACCAAAACCCCATCCAGTATTGATCATCTCGTAAGAAATGCACTTTGTTCACTCCCTATAATCTTTGACATCACGACGTGAATTCTATTAGAAAGAAGTTTAGCGATTATCTTATAATAGCTATTTATCAAACTAATTGTCCAATAGTCACATAACTCATTAGGGTCACTATATTTGGGGATCAATGTCATGAATGATGCATTACAACCATGAGAGATCTCTCCTTTATCCCAAAACCAATCAATCGCACTCAAAAGATCGTCTTTAATTAAGCCCAAAATTTCTTGAAAAACTTGAAATTAAACCTGTCGGGTCCCGGAGCTTTGGACCAGGAACAACCCTTAATTACAGCCCAAACCTCATGTTCATAAAATCTTGCCTCTAACATCGAAGCCTCATCAGAAGAAATTTTTTTCGAACTGAATCATCTAATACAGGACGATGGGGGTTACCTTCTTTAAAATTATTCTTGAAATACATGTGCACCTCTTGCTTTATCAAAATGGGGTCCTCCTCCCACCTTCCTTGAATAAATAAACCACGAATGGAGTTCTTACTAATTCTCAATTTAATCAACGAATGGAAATATTTTGAACTTTCTTCCCCATTCGTAACCCATTTAGACCTTGCTTTTTGCTTAAGCATACTAGTCTTAATTTTGTCTTTTTCAATCCACTTACGCCTAGCATCAAGCCATTGCCCCTTTCAACCTTGTTTGTACAATTCTTGACGAACCTTATTAAAGAGATAAGCATACCAACTTTAGACCATGGAAATGATTAAATATGGGTGATTTAGAGTTGAATCTTTCTTTGTTGGCGATTCCCTGAAGGTAGCGAGTATATGAACTGCTTTACGCCACCGAAAGAGAGTTGGAGTTGTTAATGCATGACATTCGATTGATGGATTGAATGGATTTTGTTCCATTTAGTGTTTCTATTTATATGAGAGTTTTCTCTTCCTTTGAGGTTGCTAGTTCCCAATGCAACTTGGAAACATTAGTTGAATTTCCCTATCGGCTTCTTACTATGCGAAAGCTTCATTGTCTTCTTTCTATCTTTGTATGGTTGACCCGCCGATCTAGTATGGAAGTACTATAGTTgattcttgtaatttcgagaaaCGGTACGTGAAACTCGATTGGCTTCACATATTCTGTTCATTCCTCACCCTGTACATATTTACTTCGTGCTTGGTGGAgtacactatcaagccccccaATTTAAGTTTATGAAACATTTCTCAAAGTTTCGTGAAGTTAAACACTTATGGTACTGTGTTGCTGATTTAACGTCTGGAATGGCTTCTTTCTATCTTTAATTACCGCTTTGCTCCTTTTGGTCTTATTATCTCTTTCTTATTTCTTGAGGGTACAGTTGTCCTTTTAGCATGCTTTTGCGGTTACCGAAGAGTTTCTAAATTGATTTGAAATCAATTCGGCTGTGTAATAAGTGGTCTCTCCCTCTTCACTTATCATTTCTTCTCTCTTATTCCGATTATCATCTTCCACCATTGTTGTTCAAGGTATTTTCGCTTACTTTCTTTTTAATTTTTCTTGCAGTTATGGATCTGAAATTAGGTATTGATGTATTTACTAGTAGCGTTACTCCCCACTATTTATCCGAACTGACTGCAACCCTAGGATTATCCGAGGGAGATATGATAATTCCTGGTAAAGATCAAACTATTCCCCAATTTCTCGATAACTGCGTCAGTGTTTATACTCTAATCTTTTCTGAGTGTAATGTTACGGTTCCTGTGTCTGAGTTTTACTTGAGTGTTTTAAATTATTTCTTCGTTCATGTCACTTTGTTGCATTAGTTAGCTACGAAAAAGATAATGTCTTTTGAAGTGATGTGTCGGGCGTATGGGGTGAACCTTCTGTCGATTTGTTCTGTTGTTTCTTTCAAACCAGTGATGCTAGTGAATGGGGTACTATTGCAAAGCGTAAGAAGAGAAGGGGAGTTTCTCAAAACCCTCCTGTGTTTTTTTGCCCTGTAGCCCAGATGTTCGTAATTTGAAACCTTCTTTTGTTTATATGAAAAAATCTTTCTTTCAACCTTCCAAATTCCCTTCTGTATGTGATAAGGAGAATGCAAAAGTGCCTCATGAGTTCAGGGATCCTATTCCCGATAGTTTTACCAGTGATTCTTTGTTTATGAGGATATGCCATCATCCTATTCTTGCTTATTCTTATCCTGATGCCATTTTGTTTAAACTTGGAATGGTACAGAGTTGGGAGCAAGGGCAAAAGAATCTTGTGTTTTTTTGTGGGGAGAAGGGTATGTGTTGTTACCCTACCATGGTTGATGTTTATTTTTCTTCTTTCTGATTTTGCATGTTTTTTTATTGCAGAAATGTCTTTAAGAAATGCCGTCAAATATCATGGTCTCAAAGAAATCAATGTTACAGCCCAAGCTATCCCTCAAGTTGAAAGGATGTTGGATTCCCTACTTATTCGGGTTTTATGGAGGTTCACAGTAAACCTAAAGTTGAAACTGGTGATGCTGCTTCCTCGAAGCCAAAGGTCAAAGGTAAGGGTGTTTTGAGATTGGGTGATGCTGGTTCTAGTGCTCCAGGTGAGGGTTTGAGCTCTGTTGTTTTGAGGGCTGTTGGGGTTAGGGTATCTAGCAGGAACAGGGCTGGTGTTAGTGTGAAAAAGGAGGCCCTTTCATATGTTCCAATTGCAAAGAAGTTGAAGCTGGATTCCGGTTCGGCTGATTAAAATGTTGATGAAGGACTTGCTGAAGTTGCTGATTCCAGCGAGGGTACTGCTGACAATGCCCATCCAGGTTCTTCTTGTAAACCATCTTCTTAGTTTCTTTCACCCTTCTTCTTAGTTTTTAGAGATTTATTTATGTGCTTTTCTCTCCTCTTTTTTGTGTGTAGATAACTCCCTTTTCCCTAATGTGCCTTCATCTTCGAATTGTCTGGACCTTATTGGTACACTTGTTCCGAATAAATGGGGAATTCTCTTTGCTGGTCATATGAAAAAATATCTTAATGCTCAAGCTTTTTTGGAACAATTTGGTGGGCAATCAGCTTAGGAAATACATTATTCAGAATGATGAGTTGAAGTGTATTGGTGTTTAGGCTGTTCGTGTTAAACAGTTAGAGGAGTAGTTATCATTGTCCCATTCTTATCAACAGGAATTAAAGTCTGCTAGGGAGGACGTTTTAAGTCTTCAAAATCAACTAAATGCTAGAGCTGGCGAGCTGTTTACTTTAGGTGAACAAAATTCGACTCTTCATGGTAAAGTAGATAGTCTGACTGCTAGTGCTTCGAAGGTGATGGATAAGATGAGAGAGTTGGATTCGGACTATTCTCAGCTGATTTCCCAagttatcccacatgtatgcagcGAGTTGATCAAGAGTGTTGACTTGACTTCCCTTATTTGTTTTGGCTGCCAAGGTTGATGAGCGAAGCAAGTTGTTGAAGGAGTTATCGGTCTAAGGGAAAGTGAACTTGGAGGATTATCCTGACTATGCTGACTTTGGTGGTTCTCTCTTGGGAGAAGCTTGTGACAAACTGGAGCAAGCCGAGATGCCCTTTGTTCAGAAGATATCAGCTAAAGTTTAGGCTAAACCCTCGCAACTTCTGGCTATGAAGGCTGAGGTTATGTTCGTTCCTCCCAAGGTTGTTGAAGATGCTCCTAATCCCCCTTCTGTTGACCCCGAAACTCATTCTGCCACACCCGAGTAGTCTTTCTTCATTCCATGTTTTATTTAGTACTTAATTGTGAAATGGCTAGGATGCCTCAGAACAATATGTATTTTGTGTTAACTATGTAAGTGTAATGGGATCTGTTGCTCTTTCAACAATTTCTGTAATGTGGATATTTTTCCGTTTGGCACCTTATGTTTCCTTGCATCTTTTTTCATTTGTGTAGGCACTATAATGCTGCTTAATGATGCTTGCAAAGGTATTGTGATGTTTTTACACCATTTTGTTTTCTCAAGGATACTTTTGTATCCCTTACAATAATAATCCCGAAGGTCATTACTTCGTGATATGTTTTCTGGATTCCCTTCACATGGGAATCCTTTAATTTGCACAAGGGTACTTTTGTGTCCCTTGTGATAATAATCACGAAGGTTATCACTTCGTGGTATGTTTTTTAGGTTCCCTTCGCATGGGAATCCTTTAATTTGTACAAGGGTATTTTTGTATCCCTCGTGGTAATAATCACGAAGGTTATTACTTCGTGATGTGTTTTCTGGATTTCATTCGCATGGAAATCCTTGAATTTGTACAATGGTACTTTTGTATCCCTTGTGGTAATAATCATGAAGGTTATCACTTCATGGTATGTTTTTTAGGTTCCCTTCGCATGGGAATCCTTTAATTTGCACAAGGGTACTTTTGTATCCCTTGTAATAATAATCACGAAGGTAACTACTTCGTGATGTGTTTTCTGGATTCCCTTTACAAGGGAATCCTTTAATTTGCACAAGGGTATTTATGTATCCCTTGTGATAATAATCACGAAGGTTACTACTTCGTGATGTGTTTTTTGGATTCCCTTCGCATAGGAATCCTTTAATTTGTACAAGGGTATTTTTGTATCCCTTGTGATAAAAATCACGAAGTTTATTACTTCGTGATGTGTTTTCTGGATTCCCTTCGCATGGGAATCCTTTAATTTGCACAAGGGTACTTTTGTATCCTTGTGGTAATAATCACGAAGGTTATTACTTCGTGATGTGTATTCCGGATTCCCTTAGCATGAGAATCCTTTAATTTGCACAAGGATACTTTTGTATCCCTTGTGGTAATAATCACGAAGGTTATTACTTCGTGATGTGTTTTTTGGATTCCCTTCGCATGGGAATCCTTTAATTTGCACAAGGGTACTTTTGTATCCCTTGTGGTAATAATCACAAAGGTTATTACTGCGTGATGTGTTTTCTGGATTCCCTTCGCATGGGAATCCTTTAATTTGTACAAGGGTACTATTGTATCCCTTGTGGTAATAATCACGAAGGTTATTACTTCATGATGTGTGTTTCGAATGGGAATCCTTTAATTTGCACAAGGGTACTTTTGCATCCCTTGTGGTAATATCACGATGGTTATTACTTCGTGATGTGTTTTCTGGATTCCCTTCGCATGGGAATCCTTTAATTTGCACAAGGGTACTTTTTTATCCCTTGTTGTAATAATCACGAAGGTTATCACTTCGTGGTATGTTTTTTAGGTTCCCTTTGCATGGGAATCCTTTAATTTGTTGTATTCCTTGTGATAATATTCACGAAGGTTATTACTTCGTGATGTGTTTTCTGTATTTCCTTCGCATGGGAATCCTTTAATTTGCACAAGGGAATTTTTGTGTCTCTTGTGATAATAATCACGAAGTTTATTACTTCGTGATGTGTTTTCTAGATTCCCTTCGCATGAGAATCCTTTAATTTCCATAAGGGTACTTTTGTATCCCTTGTGGTAATAATCACGAAGGTTATCACTTCGTGGTATGTTTTTTTAGTTTCCCTTCGCATGGGAATCCTTTAATTTGTACAAGGGTATTTTTGTATCCTTTGTGATAATAATCATGAAGGTTATTACTTCGTGATATGTTTTTTGGATTCCCTTCGCATGGGAATCCTTTAATTTGCACAAGGGTACTTTATATCCCTTGCTTTCATAATTATGAAGACGTGTTTTCATAAAAATTTTTGTTTAGATATCCCTTGAATGAGGACGCCTATTTTTTACCATGGTATTTTTACCTAATCAGGATGGGTTTGTTTGCCATTTCCTTCTTTTAGGTTTTTCAACGCTTGTGATCACAGGTGTGTATGGTTGGTATTCCCTTTAATGGGGAATATTTGGTGGTGTTTTGGGGGTGTTTGTAGCTCCCCAACCTAGCTAGTGTTGAGACACTGCTTTTTCATTCATTATTTATTGATTCACTTCATAATGTAGAGTTTGATGTGCTAATCGTTTGTCAAAACATGTAGGAAGTGCATTAAGTTTCTCAGTAGGAAGTTTATAGGCTTCGACTAAATTTTACATTTTACTTCGACTACAAAATAAGCATCGATTGAATCCTAGTTATGGGAGGTCCTTCGTTTTTTCAGTTGTGTGGGATAGGTTTCCCTTTTCGCCCTCTTCTTTGGCCGAGCTGCTAGTTTCTCCCAAGTTCCCTGTTACAAGTTCGTCAATTAGGTCATGGAAGTGATGTGTTTCGATTTCCTAGGCAAGTTGTAGTCCATCTGATTGCTGATCATTCATTAGGGATTGCTGACTTAATGGGGCAACTTCTGTCTCTTCTTCTTGCTCCACTGTGATCTTTTCTTCTCGTGACACGAAGTTGAATGTTGTCCTGCCTTTTGGTACTCTTCCCATGGACGTTTCCATAATGCATCCCCTGGGTTCCTCCATAGATAGCCTTATGGCTTGAAAAACCTTCTATCTGTCGTAGGTGGAAGTCAGCGTCCCTATTCCCTCGGAAGTGTGGAATTTTGCTAACTGATGTATTGTTGAGACTATCATTCGCATTTTTTGCATGACTACTCTTCCAAGCAATATATTGTGTGGAGAAGCAGATCGTACAATGGAGAGCTTGAGCATTTTGGTTCTGGAGAATGGTGGTTCTCCAATGGTGGTTCTCAAAGGTGTTGGGGCCGGCGATAGATGGGTTCTGATAGCTAGGTTGAGCTGGgcgaagcaatgttcatacatgacATCGCAGGCGCTTCCCTCATCGAGGTATATCCTATGAACTCGTTTGTTGTATATTCTTCCGCTTATGGTGACTGGGAGATCTGATGGGATAATGGTATCTAACGCTGGAAAGAAAACTTCTTCGTATCCCGTGATTCCGTAGCTACTTCCTCTTTTCTTGTAGGGCTGATACGAATCTATAGCGAAGATGCCTTTGTCTATCTGTGGTTTTTTTTCTTCATCTAATGGTTCTTCTATCCTTTGTTTCTTTGGGTTTCGTATTCCCTTGATGAGGTGGGATAAGTTCCCGAATCGAACTGCCTCTTCGATTGCTGTTTTGAGGTTAAAGCATTCATAAGTATCATGGCCGTAGTCGTTCTGAAAATCACAGAATCTGTTCATATCCCTTGGTTTCCCTTTGTTCGACAGCCTTCCCAGAGCTTTAAAATGATTCGCTGCCTTCTCGGTGGCTAGTATTTCCTTTGGGGATATTAAGAGTGTTCGTAATATCCCTGCTCCGGAGTCCCTTCGATATGGCCCGAACTTGTTTCTGTCATCCTTTTTTTCGTTCCTTTCCCCCTCGCTCTAACCTTTCATTCCGTTTGTGAGTCATTTGCTCATTTTGAATGAAGTTTCTCGCTGTTTCCATTGCATCCAGCAAAACATAGGCTTTGTTTAATAAAGCATCGTAAATGTAGGGGAGATCTCTACTTAGGTGTTTAATGAGGTTACGGACTTTTGATCCATACAATAGCCCCGAGATCCTCTGAGACTCTGGTAGATCTGGGATCTGTTGGGTTTCGTTGGTGTATCTGACGAGAAAGGCTCTTGTTCCTTCGTTATCTCTTTGCATTATGTTGTGAGCTGCCACATGGTGTATCTGCCACATGTTAGCTAAACTTGGATCTGAACTGACGCTTGAGATGTTCAAAGCTTGAAATCGAGTCCTTGGGGAGAGATTCGAACCAGACTCTAGCGTCACTTTTCAACATATAGGAGAAAGTGTGGCATGCTACATGTATGCTCCATTTTGACATCTCGCTGCCCCTTCAAAAATATTTAGGAAGTCATCTAGGTCATCATTCCCTTCGTAATATACCAAGTGAGCTGATATCTTCATCCCATCGTGAAAGGGATAGCATTGGATGCCTGGGCGAAAGGTGTCTTCTGGTTCCCCCAAAGATTTTCTGTGTTCGGAGTTTCCTATGGTTGGGTGGTCCCTGCTTGGTTGTGTGTCTACATGGTTAACTGAGGGTTTTGTGGCATATTTCAGGTTTGATGATAGTAAGGATTGGCTCTAGGTGCTAGGGGAAGGTTCTGCGAGGTTAGTATGGGCACAGTTCCCACGAAGGTAGGGATTTGATTTACACAAGGTATCTCTTGGGGCCATACGTATTGATTTTGGGGCAGTGGTATGCTCCAATTTGGGTGATGAGTTGGAGAAAAGGTGTTGGGTGAGCGTGGTACGGTAGTTTTTGTAGTAGATACTACACTATGGTCATATAGGGGATCTTTAGGGATTTCCAAGGTTACGTGAGGTTGTGTGATGCCAGTAGTTGATATACTATTTGTTGTGGTTTGGACAGGGAGATTCGTAGCGGTGGTTGACGTGGGGTTCTATCGCGGTGGTTCTTCCATCTCCATTTCTTCGTCATATTCTTTGCTTTCATACGTCCGTGCTTTTCTACTTTGTAGGATCCCTGTCGTCCTTAGATTTTTCATGACCGTTCTGATGTGGTTATAATTGTTTTAGATAAATGTTTTGTCTATGAGTGGCAGAGGTTCTACTGACCATAAACCTTGGAAGTTGGTGGAGGTGAACACGGTAAGCGTAAGAGGTGATTGCGTTAGTGTTCCTACCATCGTAAATTCCACTTGTGAACCCAGGTGGTGTGTGACTGGAGTTGGTCATGGCACCgattttgtaatttttaattaGAGTATGAGTCCCACCGGGTGTgccaattgtttgtacaattcttgACGAACCTATCGAAGAGATAAGTATACCAACTTTAGACCACGAAAATGATTAAATATGGGTGAATTAGAGTTGAATCTTTCTTCGTTGGCGATTCCCCAAAGGTAGCGAGTATATGAACCGCTTTACGACACCGAAAGAGAGTTGGAGTTGTAAATGCATGACATTCGATTGATGGATTCAATGGATTTTGTTCTATTTAGTGTTTCTATTTGTAGGGGAGTTTTCTCTTCCTTTGAGGTTGCTAGTTCCTAATGCAACTTGGAAGCATTAGCTGAATTTCCCTTTTCGGCTTCTTACTATGCGAAAGCTTCATTGTCTTCTTTCTATCTTTGTATGGTTGACCCGCCGATCTAGTATGGAAGTACTCACAACAGAAAACTGACTTTATAGGAACCCTCATCTGGGACTCTGTTGAAAAAGCGTCTTAAGCAACCATAAATTGGGACGAGGCAATTCTGGGGGTCCCATTAAATATATGCAAAAGTAGTAGTGTCCTAAAATGTGTTACGCGTATAAAGTGGGGTCCTAAAAACCTATAGAATAGGACACATGATTTTTGAGTCATATTATTAGATACGCTTATAATCTTGGTCCTAAAAAGCTCTTTAATATGACACATTATTTGTTGAGGTCCAAGTATTCTATATTTTTATGGGACACTTAGAAGGTGAATCACACTATGATATGATTGTATGAACTGGTGTAATAAAATCTATATAATAGGACACATATTTTTTGGTCAAATTATCACAGGATGCTTGAGTCACTCATTTGATACACATGTTTATAACAATAGGACACTCGGAtatttaaggtcctaattatcataggacccttaaattatgGTTACATAAAAATGCACCtcttaggacattatcttgttggcgtCTCATAATtagtgaccaacaagataataaggtcataatAATAGGACATTTGGGTATTTAAGGTACTAATGATCATAGGACCCTTAAaatgtggttgcataaaaatggacttcttaggacattatcttgttggcgtCTCATCATtagtgaccaacaagataataaaGTTATAACAATAGGACGCATGGGTATTTAAGGTACTAATGATCATAGACCCTTAAAATGTGGTAGCATAAAAATGGACTtcttaggacattatcttgttggtgtcgcATAAGTAgtaaccaacaagataataaggtcataacaataggacgcttgggtatttaaggtcttaattatcataggacccttaaattgtggttgcataaaaatggaattattaggacattatcttgttggggTCTCATAATGAGTGACTAACAAGAGATAAGGTCATaacaataggacgcttgggtatctAAGGTCCTAATTAtaataggacccttaaattgtggttgcgaaaaaatgcacttattaggacattatcttgttggtgtctcataatgagtgaccaacaagataataaggtcataaaaataggacgcttgggtatttaaaGTCCTAATTAttataggacccttaaattgtggttgtgaaaaaatggacttattaggacattatAGTGTTGAtgtctcataatgagtgaccaacaagataataaggtcataacaataggacgcttgggtatttaaggtcctaattatAATAGGACCCTTAAAATGTGGTTGCAAATGCACTTATGACATTTACTATTTAAGTCGTATTTTTTCACTTTTGTTACAAAACTGATTCAAGTATTATATAATTGAACTTCCATTCAATATTCAAAAGCATTGATAGTCTAGTGGTTTATGTGTGACCTTTTTAACTGATTTACTTGGGTTCAAATCCCATATTTTGTCATTTTTGTTTCAAAAATTAAAAGTGTGTGTAGAACAGATCAGACCTTCAGCTGGGAATCGTGGTTGGGCCATATTTAATGAATTCATTTTTTATTTGTTTGTCCCAAACAATATGGCCCAAAAAACATGGTAGTCGATCAATAGTTAAAGCATTGTTATCTTTTTTATTTACTCCGTACTTTTTAAACCTAGCTAACTCAAGTCTCAAACCATGGCTGCTCATTCGTCGTACTCTTCAAACAACACGAATCCAATGCCAGGAGGAAAATATTGTGATTGTGGGTATCGAGTATATGATGGAATTTCATGGACTCAAGCAAACCCAGGAAGAAGATCCGTCGTGTGTCCAATATTTGTAAGTGCTCAATTTTCCCtaattttaagtttttaatttttttccccaattgatTGTTTCTTTTGCAGAATAAACAAAGAAAGTGTAAATTTTTTATGTTTCTTGATGATGAGCTTCCAAACCAACATTACAAAGATTTGCTATACAAAATGCATTTGGAAACTAAGAAATTGGACCCTCGAATTCATGATGTTGAAGATTCGAAACTCACAGAAGACTTAGCTATTTTCAAGAAAAAGCTGAAAGTTTATGATAAGTTGTTTTTAGCTATGATAGCACTTGTGGCTGTCTTATGTGTTGTAGTTGCTATTTTGATAGTTAAATGAATGTTTGTaactgttcttgctattttggtgtgatGTTATGAATGATGTTAGTTACTGATGTAATTAATAATGTTTCATTCATAGTGAAAGtgttttggcttcaaattatgtgtTTAATAACGACCATAAGTTTTATCCTAAAGTGTTTAATAACTACAGAATGTTTGGACTGCGCGATGCCGCGGTTTTTTTTGGATGATGGTTATTACAAATTCAGTTTGTATAAAGTCACTTCTTAACTCATATTTGGTATACAAAATTGTGAAAGGCTCATTGGTAGAATCTTCCATTCAAAGTGTGTTGGACGACTGCCTGGTCAATATTTCGAAGTAAACTTTGAGCCTCAAATTGTGCTTTGTTAAGCTATTTAGGAAAATAGTAGTGTATAGTTTAGTATTAAAGTCAGCGTAATACTACAAAATATCCTCAACAGTAGTCAAGGTACAAAATATGCCAACTTACTGATTAACCCACCAACACATGATATTGTTCTACCACATACATACAAATTACAACAACTAAACACAAACACATGGTTCTTAGTTTATATCATAAACAACTTAAACATCTGAATTGTTTGAATCATCTTCATTGTTGTAAACATGAAGGAGATAGAAAGCATGCTCATTCATTACATAACTGAACAAACATTGATCACCGGCTTTTAGTCCATTATCTTTCTGAAAATGTGGAAATCCAGTTGACACAGACAAGTTAGGCTTCTTCTTCCCAATCTCCTCACACAAAAACCATCTCCATCGATCTCCATTCTGGTTAAAGCAATTGACGCGATTGCCACTTTCAAAGCCAGGTAGTACAATAACTTCCTCCGAAAGACGCTAAAAAAATGTATTACATTACATGTATAAATAAAAGAGAATGAAAATAGTTGTAGTGTGAATAAATATGTATTAACAAAAAGCATCTAAAAACAATAAACACAATTAACAATACATACTAAACAAAATAAGAGAAcacttaataaatatataataagttGAGATAAGTAACGTACCCAAAATTAGCCAACGCAAATTTTGTGATCAAAAACATGAAAAGGACG is from Rutidosis leptorrhynchoides isolate AG116_Rl617_1_P2 chromosome 10, CSIRO_AGI_Rlap_v1, whole genome shotgun sequence and encodes:
- the LOC139870612 gene encoding uncharacterized protein → MNRFCDFQNDYGHDTYECFNLKTAIEEAVRFGNLSHLIKGIRNPKKQRIEEPLDEEKKPQIDKGIFAIDSYQPYKKRGSSYGITGYEEVFFPALDTIIPSDLPVTISGRIYNKRVHRIYLDEGSACDVMYEHCFAQLNLAIRTHLSPAPTPLRTTIGEPPFSRTKMLKLSIVRSASPHNILLGRVVMQKMRMIVSTIHQLAKFHTSEGIGTLTSTYDR